The following coding sequences lie in one Leucoraja erinacea ecotype New England chromosome 20, Leri_hhj_1, whole genome shotgun sequence genomic window:
- the dexi gene encoding dexamethasone-induced protein homolog — protein sequence MTASVYADLDSVESLLDELPYMFYVGLFFVNVLILYYAFLMEYILLNVGIVFLPDDFDQALVDLGVLSDPASVAYDTDAELDVFDGYFD from the coding sequence ATGACCGCCTCTGTTTACGCTGACCTCGATTCGGTGGAGTCGCTCCTTGATGAGTTGCCCTATATGTTTTACGTGGGATTGTTTTTTGTGAACGTGCTAATCCTCTACTATGCCTTCCTGATGGAGTACATCCTCCTCAACGTGGGAATTGTCTTTCTTCCCGACGACTTCGACCAGGCTTTAGTTGACCTCGGGGTCTTGTCGGATCCGGCATCGGTTGCCTATGACACAGACGCCGAACTGGATGTCTTCGATGGCTACTTTGACTAA